A single genomic interval of Mycolicibacterium sp. MU0053 harbors:
- a CDS encoding ABC transporter ATP-binding protein, translating to MTASEPQVTCTGLTVVRRDKTVLQAVDLTVAGGEWVSVVGPNGAGKTTLLHVLAGLIPAGSEARLTGTVRVAGLDPQTVRRPQIAAVVALMPQRPTVPDGVSVTELITLGRTPHIPRFGMPSAADRQVVRDAIERLDLHDVAHRPVTELSGGELQRVVLARALAQQPSVLILDEPTSALDVGHQQQVLELVEQMRDADGLTVVAAMHDLTLAGQYADRMVMLQAGRIVADGTPAEVLTAQRIAQVYQAKVTVVDRDGDIAVLPVRGRRR from the coding sequence GTGACCGCCTCCGAACCGCAAGTGACCTGCACCGGCCTGACCGTCGTCCGGCGGGACAAGACGGTGCTCCAAGCGGTCGATCTGACGGTGGCCGGCGGTGAATGGGTCAGCGTGGTCGGGCCCAACGGGGCGGGCAAGACCACGCTGCTGCACGTGTTGGCCGGCCTGATCCCGGCGGGTTCCGAGGCGCGGCTGACGGGCACGGTGCGGGTCGCGGGACTGGACCCGCAGACGGTGCGGCGCCCGCAGATCGCCGCGGTGGTCGCCCTGATGCCGCAGCGGCCCACGGTGCCCGACGGGGTCAGCGTCACCGAACTGATCACCCTCGGACGGACCCCGCACATTCCTCGGTTCGGGATGCCGTCGGCCGCCGACCGGCAGGTGGTGCGCGACGCGATCGAGCGACTGGATCTGCACGACGTCGCCCATCGTCCGGTCACCGAACTCTCCGGCGGCGAACTGCAGCGGGTGGTGCTCGCCCGCGCGTTGGCCCAACAGCCCTCGGTGCTGATCCTGGACGAGCCGACCAGCGCCCTGGACGTAGGTCATCAACAGCAGGTGCTCGAGCTCGTCGAGCAGATGCGCGACGCGGACGGCCTCACCGTGGTGGCCGCGATGCACGATCTGACACTGGCCGGCCAGTACGCCGACCGGATGGTGATGCTGCAGGCGGGCCGGATCGTCGCCGATGGGACTCCGGCTGAAGTGCTTACCGCGCAACGGATTGCGCAGGTCTACCAGGCCAAGGTGACCGTTGTCGACCGTGACGGCGACATCGCGGTGCTGCCGGTGCGGGGCCGGCGGCGCTGA
- a CDS encoding FecCD family ABC transporter permease, translating into MVTAAVIAVVGAAVLAIFVGPANLPARGVLLALIDGLPGVDVEHGLTVAQQAVLWQIRLPRVVLGALVGATLAIAGAAYQGVFRNPLADPYLLGVSSGAGLGATAMIVFGMAATTFAVPIAAFAGGVLAVTATYLLGRGVGGGRTEVVIILAGVAVAAFANAGQTFLQQRYDDSMRQVYSWLLGRLSTNGWTEVSVALPYVVVTIVVILLFGRILDVMAVGDIEAASLGVDPRRVRLLLVAVATLGTAAVVSVSGLIGFVGIVVPHAVRLLVGPGHRLLLPLSVLFGAAFLMLADVLARWVLAPAELPIGVVTAAIGAPFFLMVLRRSRSMS; encoded by the coding sequence GTGGTGACCGCGGCGGTAATCGCCGTGGTCGGCGCCGCCGTGCTCGCGATCTTCGTCGGGCCGGCCAACCTGCCCGCACGGGGCGTGCTGCTCGCGCTGATCGACGGACTCCCCGGAGTCGACGTCGAGCACGGGCTCACCGTCGCCCAGCAGGCGGTGCTGTGGCAGATCCGGCTGCCGCGGGTGGTGCTCGGCGCCCTGGTGGGGGCCACGTTGGCCATCGCCGGTGCCGCCTATCAGGGGGTGTTCCGCAACCCGCTGGCCGATCCCTACCTGCTGGGGGTGTCCAGCGGTGCGGGCCTCGGCGCTACCGCAATGATCGTATTCGGCATGGCGGCAACCACTTTCGCGGTGCCCATTGCCGCGTTCGCCGGCGGGGTGCTGGCGGTGACCGCCACCTACCTGCTGGGCCGCGGGGTGGGCGGCGGCCGGACCGAGGTGGTCATCATCCTGGCCGGGGTTGCGGTGGCCGCGTTCGCCAACGCCGGTCAGACCTTCCTGCAGCAGCGTTACGACGACTCCATGCGCCAGGTGTACAGCTGGCTGCTGGGCCGGTTGAGCACCAACGGCTGGACCGAGGTGAGCGTGGCCCTGCCGTACGTGGTGGTGACGATCGTGGTGATCCTGTTGTTCGGCCGGATCCTCGACGTGATGGCCGTCGGCGACATCGAGGCGGCGAGCCTGGGGGTGGATCCGCGGCGCGTGCGGCTGCTGCTGGTCGCGGTGGCGACGCTGGGAACGGCCGCGGTGGTCAGTGTCAGTGGGTTGATCGGTTTCGTCGGCATCGTGGTGCCGCACGCGGTGCGGTTGTTGGTCGGGCCCGGCCATCGGCTGCTGCTGCCGTTGTCGGTGCTGTTCGGGGCGGCCTTCCTGATGCTGGCCGACGTGCTGGCGCGGTGGGTGCTGGCCCCGGCGGAGCTGCCCATCGGCGTGGTGACCGCGGCCATCGGAGCGCCGTTCTTCCTGATGGTCCTGCGCCGCAGCCGGAGCATGTCGTGA
- a CDS encoding ABC transporter substrate-binding protein — translation MTTSLAALAVGLVAACGSGAEPAQTEQPDNPQRVVSLSPSATETLWAIGAGPQVIAVDGESNYPADAPTQQDLSGYTPNVEAIVAYQPDLVITADAPDDLVAGLEAAGIALLSQPAPTTVDDAYAQIEQIGAATGRIGDAAELVSHMRRQIAEVVDNTPPAQLRYYHELDPTLFTATGASFIGQLYGLFGLTNIADDSDADAYPQLSEEFIVAADPELIFLADVQCCGVTARTVADRAGWGEVAAVRTGSIYELDADVASRWGPRVVDTVERIGAVVAEVQAVPAPN, via the coding sequence TTGACAACGTCCCTCGCCGCTCTGGCGGTCGGCCTGGTGGCCGCCTGCGGATCCGGAGCCGAGCCCGCGCAGACCGAACAGCCGGACAATCCGCAACGTGTGGTCTCGCTGAGTCCCTCGGCGACCGAGACGCTGTGGGCGATCGGCGCGGGCCCACAGGTGATCGCCGTGGACGGCGAATCGAACTATCCGGCCGATGCCCCGACCCAGCAGGACCTGTCCGGCTACACCCCGAACGTCGAGGCGATCGTGGCGTATCAGCCCGATTTGGTGATCACCGCCGATGCCCCGGATGACCTCGTCGCCGGCCTGGAGGCCGCGGGGATTGCGTTGCTGTCCCAGCCCGCTCCCACCACGGTCGACGACGCGTATGCCCAGATCGAGCAGATCGGCGCGGCGACCGGTCGCATCGGCGACGCCGCCGAACTGGTGTCCCACATGCGTCGGCAGATCGCCGAGGTCGTCGACAACACGCCGCCGGCCCAACTGCGCTACTACCACGAGCTGGACCCGACGCTGTTCACCGCGACCGGCGCATCGTTCATCGGGCAGCTCTACGGACTGTTCGGGCTGACCAACATCGCCGACGACAGCGACGCGGATGCCTACCCGCAGCTGTCCGAGGAATTCATCGTCGCGGCCGATCCGGAGTTGATCTTCCTGGCCGACGTGCAGTGCTGCGGCGTGACCGCCCGAACGGTGGCGGACCGCGCCGGCTGGGGCGAGGTGGCCGCCGTCCGCACGGGCAGCATCTATGAACTCGACGCCGACGTCGCGAGCCGCTGGGGTCCGCGCGTCGTCGACACCGTCGAGCGGATCGGCGCCGTGGTCGCTGAGGTCCAAGCTGTCCCGGCGCCCAACTGA
- a CDS encoding MFS transporter, with translation MDAPIAPDDDKGSAITPQARTALWASLVGTTIEWYDFFLYATAASLVFNHAFFPDQSTFVGTMLSFATFAVGFVVRPIGGFVFGHIGDRIGRKKTLALTMVLMGVATALMGVLPTAAQIGVLAPILLLLLRIVQGFALGGEWAGAVLLAVEHGPPRRRGLFGSIPQVGLALGLALGTGVFALLQVVLPDDAFLTYGWRIAFLFSIVLVIFGVVVRLRATETPAFERVRDSGDRAAVPLREVFRPPALRSTALGMLSRWGEGAAFNTWGVFAIAYATSTLGLEKVPVLVAVTAASLLMAVLLPVSGLLTDRFGPKRIYTVGIAAYAVAVFPVFALFGTGNMAFYTVAMLLVFGVIHALFYGAQGTLYASLFPARIRYTGLSTVYQLSGIYSSGLTPMILTALIAAAGGSPWIACAYLVTTASISVAATLALKPTPLREL, from the coding sequence ATCGATGCACCCATAGCGCCCGACGACGACAAAGGCTCCGCGATCACGCCGCAGGCCCGCACGGCGCTGTGGGCCAGCCTGGTCGGCACCACCATCGAGTGGTACGACTTCTTCCTCTACGCCACCGCCGCCAGCCTGGTGTTCAACCACGCGTTTTTCCCGGATCAGTCGACGTTCGTCGGGACCATGCTGTCGTTCGCGACCTTCGCCGTCGGCTTCGTCGTCCGCCCCATCGGCGGCTTTGTGTTCGGCCACATCGGCGACCGGATCGGCCGGAAGAAGACGCTGGCGCTGACGATGGTGTTGATGGGCGTCGCGACCGCGCTGATGGGGGTGCTGCCCACCGCCGCCCAGATCGGCGTGCTGGCCCCGATCCTGTTGCTGCTGTTGCGCATCGTGCAGGGCTTCGCGCTCGGCGGCGAATGGGCGGGGGCGGTGCTGCTCGCGGTCGAACACGGACCGCCGCGGCGGCGCGGGCTGTTCGGCAGCATCCCGCAGGTCGGCCTGGCGCTCGGGCTCGCGCTGGGTACCGGGGTGTTCGCGCTGCTGCAGGTGGTGCTGCCCGATGATGCGTTCCTCACCTACGGCTGGCGGATCGCGTTCCTGTTCAGCATCGTGTTGGTGATCTTCGGCGTCGTGGTGCGGTTGCGGGCCACCGAGACCCCGGCCTTCGAGCGTGTCCGCGACAGCGGCGACCGGGCCGCGGTGCCGCTACGTGAGGTGTTCAGGCCGCCGGCGCTGCGCTCGACCGCGCTGGGCATGCTGTCGCGCTGGGGCGAGGGCGCGGCGTTCAACACCTGGGGCGTGTTCGCGATCGCCTACGCCACAAGCACATTGGGTCTGGAGAAGGTGCCCGTGCTGGTGGCCGTGACGGCGGCGTCCCTGCTGATGGCGGTGCTGCTGCCGGTGTCGGGCCTGCTGACCGATCGATTTGGCCCCAAGCGGATCTACACCGTCGGTATCGCCGCCTACGCCGTCGCCGTCTTCCCGGTGTTCGCGTTGTTCGGCACCGGCAACATGGCGTTCTACACGGTCGCCATGCTGCTGGTGTTCGGGGTGATCCACGCGCTGTTCTACGGGGCCCAGGGCACGTTGTACGCATCGCTGTTCCCGGCGCGGATCCGCTACACCGGCCTCTCCACGGTCTACCAGCTGTCCGGGATCTACTCCTCGGGCCTGACGCCGATGATCCTGACCGCGCTGATCGCCGCCGCGGGCGGGTCCCCATGGATCGCCTGCGCCTATCTGGTGACCACTGCGTCGATCAGCGTCGCGGCAACCCTGGCGCTCAAACCCACACCGCTGCGCGAACTTTAG
- the groL gene encoding chaperonin GroEL (60 kDa chaperone family; promotes refolding of misfolded polypeptides especially under stressful conditions; forms two stacked rings of heptamers to form a barrel-shaped 14mer; ends can be capped by GroES; misfolded proteins enter the barrel where they are refolded when GroES binds): MAKTIAYDEEARRGLERGLNALADAVKVTLGPKGRNVVLEKKWGAPTITNDGVSIAKEIELEDPYEKIGAELVKEVAKKTDDVAGDGTTTATVLAQALVREGLRNVAAGANPLGLKRGIEKAVETVTENLLKSAKEVETKEQIAATAGISAGDTTIGDLIAEAMDKVGNEGVITVEESNTFGLQLELTEGMRFDKGYISGYFVTDAERQEAVLEDPYILLVSSKISTVKDLLPLLEKVIQSGKPLLIIAEDVEGEALSTLVVNKIRGTFKSVAVKAPGFGDRRKAMLQDMAILTGGQVVSEEVGLSLETADIALLGQARKIVVTKDETTIVEGAGDSEAIAGRVSQIRAEIENSDSDYDREKLQERLAKLAGGVAVIKAGAATEVELKERKHRIEDAVRNAKAAVEEGIVAGGGVALLQSAPALDDLKLEGDEATGANIVKVALEAPLKQIAFNAGLEPGVVAEKVRNSKPGVGLNAATGEYEDLLKAGVADPVKVTRSALQNAASIAALFLTTEAVVADKPEKASAPAGDPTGGMGGMDF, from the coding sequence ATGGCCAAGACAATTGCGTATGACGAAGAGGCCCGCCGCGGCCTCGAGCGGGGCCTTAACGCCCTCGCCGACGCGGTAAAGGTGACGCTGGGGCCCAAGGGTCGCAACGTCGTCCTGGAGAAGAAGTGGGGCGCCCCCACGATCACCAACGATGGTGTGTCCATCGCCAAGGAGATCGAGCTGGAGGACCCGTACGAGAAGATCGGCGCCGAGCTGGTCAAGGAAGTTGCCAAGAAGACCGACGATGTTGCCGGCGACGGCACCACCACGGCCACCGTGCTGGCTCAGGCCCTGGTTCGCGAAGGCCTGCGTAACGTCGCGGCCGGCGCCAACCCGCTCGGCCTGAAGCGCGGCATCGAGAAGGCCGTCGAGACCGTCACCGAGAACCTGCTCAAGTCGGCCAAGGAGGTCGAGACCAAGGAGCAGATCGCCGCTACCGCTGGCATCTCCGCGGGCGACACCACCATCGGTGACCTGATCGCCGAGGCCATGGACAAGGTTGGCAACGAGGGTGTCATCACCGTCGAGGAGTCCAACACCTTCGGCCTGCAGCTGGAGCTCACCGAGGGTATGCGCTTCGACAAGGGCTACATCTCGGGTTACTTCGTGACCGACGCCGAGCGTCAGGAAGCCGTCCTGGAGGATCCCTACATCCTGCTGGTCAGCTCGAAGATCTCGACCGTCAAGGATCTGCTGCCGCTGCTGGAGAAGGTCATCCAGTCCGGCAAGCCGCTGCTGATCATCGCCGAGGACGTCGAGGGCGAAGCCCTGTCCACGCTGGTGGTCAACAAGATCCGCGGCACCTTCAAGTCCGTCGCCGTCAAGGCCCCGGGCTTCGGTGACCGCCGCAAGGCGATGCTGCAGGACATGGCGATCCTCACCGGTGGCCAGGTCGTCAGCGAAGAGGTCGGACTGTCGCTCGAGACCGCCGACATCGCGCTGCTGGGCCAGGCCCGCAAGATCGTCGTGACCAAGGACGAGACCACGATCGTCGAGGGCGCCGGGGATTCCGAGGCCATCGCCGGCCGCGTGTCTCAGATCCGTGCCGAGATCGAGAACAGCGACTCCGATTACGACCGCGAGAAGCTGCAGGAGCGCCTGGCCAAGCTGGCCGGCGGTGTTGCGGTGATCAAGGCCGGGGCTGCCACCGAGGTGGAGCTCAAGGAGCGCAAGCATCGCATCGAGGACGCGGTCCGCAACGCCAAGGCCGCCGTCGAGGAGGGCATCGTCGCCGGTGGTGGCGTGGCTCTGCTGCAGTCGGCTCCGGCGCTCGATGACCTCAAGCTCGAGGGCGACGAGGCCACTGGTGCCAACATCGTCAAGGTTGCGCTCGAGGCCCCGCTGAAGCAGATCGCCTTCAACGCCGGCCTGGAGCCGGGCGTTGTCGCCGAGAAGGTTCGCAACTCGAAGCCGGGCGTCGGCCTCAACGCCGCCACCGGCGAGTACGAGGACCTGCTCAAGGCCGGCGTCGCCGACCCGGTGAAGGTCACCCGCTCGGCGCTGCAGAACGCGGCGTCCATCGCGGCGCTGTTCCTCACCACCGAGGCCGTCGTCGCCGACAAGCCGGAGAAGGCGTCCGCACCCGCGGGCGACCCGACCGGTGGCATGGGCGGTATGGACTTCTAA
- a CDS encoding cupin domain-containing protein, whose product MSLIVPPYPPARYTKAEPEVSAWVRRADQPADYESFGLVQYHYLANQQQTDGDYGLFRVEIAANGGGPGPHYHRAMSEAFFVLSGSVQIYDGTDWTAANPNDFLYVPPGGIHGFRNESDTPASMLMLFAPGAPREHYFEGLAQLGELTDDERTQWFIDNDNFFV is encoded by the coding sequence ATGTCACTGATCGTGCCGCCCTATCCCCCGGCTCGCTACACCAAGGCCGAACCCGAGGTCAGCGCCTGGGTCCGGCGAGCCGACCAACCCGCCGACTACGAGTCGTTCGGGCTGGTGCAGTACCACTACTTGGCCAACCAACAGCAGACCGACGGTGACTACGGCCTGTTCCGCGTCGAGATCGCCGCCAACGGCGGTGGGCCCGGACCGCACTATCACCGCGCCATGTCCGAGGCGTTCTTCGTGCTGTCGGGTTCAGTGCAGATCTACGACGGCACCGACTGGACGGCCGCCAACCCCAACGACTTCCTCTACGTGCCGCCGGGCGGCATCCACGGATTCCGGAACGAGTCGGACACCCCGGCCTCGATGCTCATGCTGTTTGCTCCCGGCGCGCCGCGCGAGCACTACTTCGAGGGCCTGGCCCAGCTCGGTGAGCTGACCGACGATGAACGCACGCAGTGGTTCATCGATAACGACAACTTTTTCGTCTGA
- a CDS encoding DEAD/DEAH box helicase, with protein sequence MRADAAPSTQALRGWQRRALVKYLAAKPRDFLAVATPGAGKTTFALRIAAELLAERTVDAVTVVVPTEHLKIQWASAAARMGIALDPRFSNSSAQTSSEYHGVVVTYAQVASHPTRHRVRTENRKTLVIFDEIHHGGDAKTWGDAIREAFDDATRRLALTGTPFRSDDSPIPFVTYETDPAGFQRSQADHVYGYADALADGVVRPVVFMAYSGEARWRDSAGEEHAARLGEPLSAEQTARAWRTALNPAGEWMPAVIAAADKRLQQKRAHVHDAGGMIIASDQTAARAYADLLTKITGEVPTVVLSDEPGSSDRITAYSESTSRWLVAVRMVSEGVDVPRLSVGVYATSASTPLFFAQAIGRFVRSRRPGETASIFLPSVPNLLQLASELEEQRNHVLGKPHRESDEDPLDAELREQRKDEPDDLDNGFEMMGAEAELDQVIFDGSSFGTATPAGSEEEADYLGIPGLLDATQMRDLLSRRQDEQLQKRTASGELPKVASTHGQLRELRRELNALVSATHHKSGKPHGWIHNELRRRCGGPPVAAATRDQLQERIEAVRMLHREL encoded by the coding sequence GTGCGGGCTGACGCAGCGCCCAGCACCCAGGCGTTGCGGGGCTGGCAACGACGAGCTTTGGTGAAATACCTGGCCGCCAAGCCGCGCGATTTTCTGGCTGTAGCTACCCCGGGAGCCGGTAAGACGACCTTTGCCCTCCGCATCGCCGCGGAGCTGCTGGCCGAACGCACAGTGGACGCCGTGACCGTGGTCGTCCCCACCGAGCACCTCAAGATCCAGTGGGCATCGGCGGCGGCCCGGATGGGCATCGCCCTTGATCCCAGGTTCAGCAACTCCAGCGCGCAGACCTCCTCGGAGTATCACGGCGTCGTCGTCACCTACGCCCAGGTTGCCAGCCACCCCACCCGGCACCGGGTCCGCACCGAGAACCGCAAGACGCTGGTGATTTTCGACGAGATCCACCACGGCGGCGACGCCAAGACTTGGGGCGATGCGATCCGGGAGGCGTTCGACGACGCGACGCGGCGCCTGGCGCTGACCGGCACCCCGTTCCGCAGCGACGACAGCCCCATCCCGTTCGTCACCTACGAGACGGACCCCGCCGGGTTCCAACGTTCACAGGCCGACCACGTCTACGGCTACGCCGACGCGCTGGCCGACGGCGTCGTGCGCCCAGTGGTGTTCATGGCCTACTCCGGCGAGGCCCGCTGGCGTGACAGCGCCGGCGAGGAGCACGCCGCCCGGCTGGGTGAGCCGCTGTCGGCCGAACAGACCGCACGGGCCTGGCGCACCGCATTGAACCCGGCCGGCGAATGGATGCCCGCGGTGATTGCAGCCGCCGACAAACGGCTGCAGCAGAAGCGCGCGCACGTCCACGACGCCGGCGGCATGATCATCGCCTCCGACCAGACCGCCGCCCGCGCCTACGCCGACCTGCTGACCAAGATCACCGGCGAGGTGCCCACTGTGGTGCTCTCCGACGAGCCGGGTTCCTCGGATCGCATCACCGCCTACTCCGAATCGACCTCGCGCTGGCTGGTGGCGGTGCGGATGGTCTCCGAGGGCGTCGACGTGCCCCGCCTGTCGGTGGGGGTGTACGCCACCAGCGCCTCGACGCCGTTGTTCTTCGCCCAGGCCATCGGGCGGTTCGTACGGTCGCGGCGGCCCGGCGAGACCGCGAGCATTTTCCTGCCGTCGGTGCCGAACCTGCTGCAACTGGCGAGCGAACTCGAGGAGCAGCGCAACCACGTGCTGGGTAAGCCGCACCGCGAATCCGACGAGGATCCGTTGGATGCCGAGTTGCGTGAACAGCGCAAGGACGAACCGGACGACCTGGATAACGGCTTCGAGATGATGGGCGCCGAGGCCGAGTTGGATCAGGTGATCTTCGACGGCTCGTCGTTCGGCACCGCGACCCCGGCCGGCAGCGAGGAGGAGGCCGACTACCTCGGCATTCCCGGCCTCCTCGATGCCACCCAGATGCGCGATCTACTCAGTCGCCGCCAGGATGAGCAGCTGCAGAAGCGCACCGCCTCGGGCGAGCTGCCCAAGGTCGCCTCCACGCACGGTCAGCTGCGTGAATTGCGCCGCGAACTCAACGCCTTGGTCTCGGCCACGCATCACAAGTCGGGCAAGCCGCACGGCTGGATCCACAACGAGCTCCGCCGTCGCTGCGGCGGACCGCCCGTCGCCGCGGCCACGCGCGATCAGCTGCAGGAGCGCATCGAGGCCGTCCGGATGCTGCACCGCGAGCTCTAG
- a CDS encoding lanthionine synthetase LanC family protein, whose translation MRRSEVDWNDIPVAEDPIRQLLDRRVPWIIHEDLFSQQSFGVGQWPDQGWKLHVSATPFSAPAVLEAALDVLLGAGVRFKVVSTLSLLAAMNSSAFGTTQIGKFITVYPHDDATAVALAVDLDAATAGHSGPRIPSDRPLNPGSLVHYRYGSIRRLPESEAFGRTDGAYDLLDPAGRLADDTRLDFYRPPHSQIVDPFEAAGVRVPLPARRRFLNDRYLITDALAQSARGGVFRAVDVGVRPARLCLVKESWHDVGLDAYGRDARDWAINEQHILTRYADSPGLPQCLDGFEIDGDFYLVIEYLDGTPLDSVLAEQDPLDGRMKLDDLVAVGLATADALAGLHEIGLVFRDFKPANVIKTPDGAYQLIDFGIAYEYRRDTEPPLSIGTPPFYSAEQFELGPPDPADDVFAWGAVLHYLAVGRASVDNRGDEVLQPFSRRPVTELAPWFPPAIAAVIDRAVAWERADRYRSMRDARTDLAAAAAGVAPSRDARDSITYSIPLSGNRSDSDRVQAPRLAREVGDALCEEAEEHGAGVCWRRRFEWNDDSERSPDLYGGAAGVGLFLAELAHVTGNDRYGVAARGAAQWLCGPAWGRGRAQHGFHNGEAGVAFFLLRLAELLDCPGYIDAAAMRLRRLRGAACHTIDIMYGSAGTILGLLACHAATGANEFLDDARTLAEPVLDQALTAGDGVYWEVASAAPGGPVLPYLGLLHGSAGVGLALAALARVTGDERYRRAAIAVARHLGTQAVPIDSEVGPALAWQRFVGDTKPGMQAQCHGSGGIALFFLLLDGMFPDADYPPVARGAARALLARETRATQSGICHGVSGAGHLMLDCYQSLGDLEWLSLADSFNRQLQDFRVDDRTGIYALQHGQSATPDLMLGYAGVGSFLLRIADPAGAPDLVWGRLRTAWEIH comes from the coding sequence GTGCGCCGATCCGAGGTGGACTGGAACGACATTCCGGTGGCCGAGGATCCGATCCGGCAACTGCTCGACCGTCGTGTCCCGTGGATCATCCACGAGGACCTCTTCAGCCAGCAGTCGTTCGGGGTGGGCCAGTGGCCCGACCAGGGTTGGAAACTGCACGTTTCGGCCACGCCGTTTTCGGCACCGGCGGTGCTGGAAGCCGCGCTGGACGTCCTGCTCGGCGCCGGGGTCCGATTCAAGGTGGTGTCGACGCTGAGCCTGCTGGCAGCAATGAACTCGAGCGCCTTCGGCACGACGCAAATCGGCAAGTTCATCACCGTCTACCCCCATGACGATGCCACCGCGGTCGCCTTGGCGGTCGACCTCGATGCCGCCACCGCGGGCCACAGCGGCCCCCGCATACCGTCGGACCGTCCGCTGAACCCCGGCAGTCTGGTCCACTACCGCTACGGGTCCATTCGCCGCCTACCGGAATCCGAGGCGTTCGGGCGCACCGATGGCGCATACGACCTGCTCGACCCGGCCGGACGGCTGGCGGACGACACCCGCCTCGACTTCTACCGCCCGCCGCACTCCCAGATCGTCGATCCATTCGAAGCCGCCGGTGTCCGGGTGCCGCTGCCGGCGCGCCGACGGTTCCTCAACGACCGCTACCTGATCACCGATGCGCTGGCGCAAAGCGCCCGCGGCGGGGTCTTTCGAGCCGTCGACGTCGGGGTGCGGCCGGCCCGGCTGTGCCTGGTCAAGGAATCCTGGCATGACGTCGGTCTGGATGCGTATGGCCGCGACGCCCGCGACTGGGCGATCAACGAGCAGCACATTCTCACCCGCTACGCCGATAGTCCGGGTCTGCCGCAGTGCCTCGACGGATTCGAGATCGACGGGGACTTCTACCTGGTGATCGAGTATCTGGACGGGACTCCGCTCGATTCGGTGCTCGCCGAACAGGATCCGCTCGACGGCCGGATGAAACTGGACGACCTCGTCGCGGTCGGGCTGGCGACTGCCGATGCACTGGCCGGACTCCACGAAATCGGGCTGGTCTTCCGGGATTTCAAACCCGCCAATGTGATCAAGACCCCGGATGGGGCCTATCAGCTCATCGACTTCGGCATCGCCTACGAGTACCGCCGCGATACCGAACCGCCGCTGAGCATCGGTACACCGCCGTTCTATTCGGCCGAGCAATTCGAGTTGGGACCCCCGGATCCCGCCGACGACGTCTTCGCGTGGGGCGCGGTCCTGCATTACCTGGCGGTCGGCAGGGCATCCGTCGACAATCGCGGCGACGAGGTCCTGCAACCCTTTTCGCGTCGGCCGGTCACCGAATTGGCGCCCTGGTTTCCACCGGCGATCGCGGCGGTCATCGACCGTGCCGTCGCGTGGGAGCGCGCTGATCGGTACCGGTCGATGCGGGACGCTCGGACGGACCTGGCTGCCGCGGCGGCCGGTGTCGCCCCCTCCCGCGATGCACGCGACTCGATAACGTACTCGATACCGCTGTCCGGCAACCGATCCGATTCGGACCGCGTCCAGGCCCCGCGGCTGGCCCGCGAGGTCGGCGATGCGCTTTGTGAGGAGGCCGAGGAGCACGGCGCCGGGGTGTGCTGGCGGCGTCGCTTCGAATGGAACGACGACAGCGAACGCAGCCCCGACCTCTACGGCGGCGCGGCCGGAGTGGGCCTGTTCTTGGCTGAGTTGGCGCACGTCACGGGGAATGATCGCTACGGTGTGGCCGCCCGAGGCGCGGCGCAGTGGCTGTGCGGGCCGGCGTGGGGCCGCGGGCGGGCCCAACACGGCTTCCACAACGGCGAGGCCGGTGTCGCGTTCTTCCTGCTGCGGTTGGCCGAGTTGCTGGACTGCCCGGGATATATCGATGCCGCGGCGATGCGACTCCGGCGGTTGCGCGGCGCGGCCTGCCACACCATCGACATCATGTACGGCAGTGCCGGGACGATTCTCGGCTTGTTGGCCTGCCACGCGGCCACCGGTGCGAACGAATTCCTCGACGACGCCCGCACGCTGGCCGAGCCGGTCCTGGACCAGGCGTTGACCGCCGGTGACGGCGTCTATTGGGAGGTTGCCTCAGCGGCTCCGGGCGGACCGGTGTTGCCCTACCTGGGGCTACTGCACGGGTCGGCCGGCGTCGGGTTGGCGCTGGCGGCATTGGCGCGCGTGACCGGAGATGAACGGTATCGACGCGCCGCGATTGCGGTCGCCAGACACCTTGGCACCCAGGCGGTTCCGATCGATTCCGAAGTCGGTCCGGCGCTGGCCTGGCAGCGATTCGTCGGCGACACCAAGCCCGGAATGCAGGCGCAATGTCACGGCAGCGGCGGTATCGCGCTGTTCTTTCTGCTGTTGGACGGGATGTTCCCGGACGCCGACTACCCGCCGGTTGCGCGCGGCGCGGCGCGGGCGCTGCTGGCGCGTGAGACCCGTGCGACACAGTCCGGGATATGCCATGGGGTAAGCGGAGCGGGACATCTGATGCTCGACTGTTATCAGAGCCTCGGTGATCTTGAATGGCTCTCTCTGGCTGATTCTTTCAACCGACAGCTGCAGGACTTTCGCGTGGACGATCGGACCGGAATTTATGCATTACAGCATGGTCAATCCGCAACGCCGGACCTCATGCTCGGATACGCTGGTGTCGGCAGTTTTCTGCTGCGAATCGCAGACCCGGCGGGGGCGCCAGATCTGGTTTGGGGGCGGTTGCGGACTGCCTGGGAGATTCACTGA